In Pseudosulfitobacter pseudonitzschiae, the sequence AACAACTGAGCGCGGGCGTCTTCACGTTGACCAAGTTGCATCAATGTCAGTGCGCGGCCCGATTGCGCAGCAACATGATTAGGCGTGCGGGCCAATGCCTCGTCCAGATCGGCCAGCGCACGGACAAAATCGCCTTGCAAAAAGTAGACAAACGCCCGCTGGTTCCAGCCCTCGGCATAGGCGGGGCAATAGGCGATGAGACGATCAAACTCTGTTTTGGCACCCAGAAAATCATAGCCTTCGCGCCGCGCCATCCCGCGGTCCAGAATCGCCTGCGCATCGGCGTCAGGGGCACGCAGATAGACGTTCCACAGCCCTTCTGCCACACCGCGCGCTGCGGCCTCGGTCGGGGCGGCGCGGGCGTCATCGAACAGACGGGCCAACTCGTCCGAATGGTCCATGGGCGCTGGACATCCCCATGCCCAGACCGGAAGGCCAAGACAGATGGCAAAGGCGGTTGCAATCAAAGGTTTCATCGTCAAAAATTTGACGCAGATGGCCCTTGGGTCAAGTCACATCTGCGAGAACGGCCTCTTTCACCGCCTCCATCGCGACATAAGTCGATGTCGACGCCACATAGGGCAATTGCGAAATCGTCTCGCCCAGAAACTGGCGATAGTCGGTCATGTCCCGCGTGCGCACCTTCAGCAGGTAATCGAAGTTACCTGCAATCATATGCGCCTGTTCGATCTCGGGCACTTTGACCACCGCCTGATTGAATGCGCTCAGCGCGCCCTCACGGGTGTCAGTCAAACGCACCTCGACAAAAGCCACGTGATCCATGCCCAGACGGATAGGGTCCAGCATTGCCCGATAGCCCAGAATGACCCCGTCTTTTTCCAACTTGCGCAGCCGTGCCTGCGTTGGCGATTTGGACAAACCGATGCGCGAGGCAAGGTCCGTCACACTCATGCGTCCATCACGCGCCAGCTCCGACAGAATCGCTCTGTCGAACCGGTCCAACCCAATCCGATCATTTTCCATGAGAAATCCTTATTCTTCGGTCTAAATTACCGACATATGAATTCAATATAGGCAAATCGCCTTTCAATCCAACGGTACAATGGAACATCTGCCAAAAGGATATGATATGGCCCGAGATACCGCAAACTCACTGCGCATGCACATCGACTCTGCAACCTATACAAACCAGAACGCTGTGCTGGACGAACTTGTTACTTTTGCCAATCTTGGCGAGGACGACCGCAAGGCCATTACCGCACGGGCGGCAGGTTGGGTGCGCCAGATCCGCGCCGCCGCCGATCCCGGTCTGATGGAAAGCTTTCTGGCGGAATACGGCCTTAGCACCGATGAGGGCATTGCCCTGATGTGTCTGGCCGAAGCGCTGTTGCGCGTGCCCGATGCCGATACCATCGACGCCCTGATCGAAGACAAGATTGCCCCCTCGGACTGGGGCACACACCTTGGCAAATCGACATCAAGCCTTGTCAATGCGTCAACATGGGCGCTGATGCTGACTGGCCGCGTGCTGGACACCCGCCGCCCCAGCCCGGTGCGCCAACTGCGCGGCGCGATCAAGCGTCTAGGCGAGCCTGTGATCCGCACCGCCGTAGGCCGCGCCATGAAGGAAATGGGCCGTCAGTTCGTACTGGGCGAAAACATCACTTCAGCGATGAAGCGCGCCGCTGGCATGGAAAAAAAGGGCTATACCTATTCCTACGACATGCTGGGTGAAGCTGCGCGTACCGAAGCTGATGCAAAACGCTATCACCTAAGCTATTCGCGCGCGATCTCCGCCATTGCCACCGCCTGTAATCAGGGTGACATCCGCAAAAACCCCGGCATCTCGGTGAAGCTAAGCGCACTGCATCCGCGCTATGAGGTGGCCCATGAAGAGGCGGTGATGAACGACCTGCTGCCGCGCCTGCGCAGCCTTGCGCTACTGGCGAAATCTGCGGGCATGGGCTTGAACATTGACGCGGAAGAGGCTGACCGACTGTCGCTGTCGCTTGAGTTGATCGACCGTGTTCTGGCTGAACCCGCGCTCAAGGGCTGGGACGGACTGGGCGTGGTGGTTCAGGCCTATGGACCCCGCGCAGGCCGCGTCATCGACACGCTGTATGACATGGCGCAAACCCACGACCGCCGCATCATGGTGCGCCTTGTCAAAGGTGCCTATTGGGACACCGAGATCAAAAAAGCTCAGGTTGAGGGCATCGACGGCTTTCCCGTTTACAGTCAAAAGGCCGCGACGGATGTGTCCTATATCGCCAATGCCCGCCGTTTGCTGGGCATGACCGACCGGATCTATCCGCAGTTCGCCACGCACAACGCCCACACCGTGGCCGCTGTGCTGCGCATGGGGGCTAATCCTGATACTTTCGAGTTCCAGCGCCTGCACGGCATGGGCGAGGCCCTGCACAACATCGTTATGGCCGATGCCGGCAGCAACTGCCGGATTTACGCCCCCGTGGGCGCACACCGCGACCTGCTGGCCTATCTGGTGCGGCGTTTGTTGGAAAACGGGGCCAACTCGTCCTTCGTCAACCAGATTGTCGACGAAGATGTATCGCCAGAAGAGGTCGCAAGCGATCCTTTCGAGGCATTGCCCTTCCCCGGCCCGAAGATACTGCGCGGCACCGAATTGTTTCAGCCCGAGCGCCCGAATTCCAAGGGTTTCGATCTGGCACATGCGCCCACCCTTGCCGCCATCGACGCCGCCCGCGACCCGCTACGCCGCACCATATGGAACGCCAAGCCGCTGCTGGCCACGGATGTATCCGCAGGCGCGGTACACAATGTGACCAACCCGGCCGACCCGTCGGATGTGGTTGGCACCGTCCAGCCCGCAACTCCCGACGATGTGACCGCAGCCTTCGATGCTGCGCAAATTTGGGACGCCACGACGTCCGAGCGGGCGGTTATCCTGAACAAGGCCGCAGATGCGCTTGAGGCACAGTTTGCGCCGCTCTTTGTGCTGCTGGCGCGCGAGGCGGGCAAGACCCTGCCCGACTGCGTGGCGGAACTGCGCGAAGCAGTAGATTTCCTACGGTACTACGCAGCACAAGCGCCGTTCGAGGCCAAACCCGCAGGCACCTATGTTTGCATCAGCCCGTGGAATTTTCCGCTGGCTATCTTCACCGGACAGGTTGCTGCCGCGCTGGCGGCAGGAAACGCTGTGCTGGCCAAACCGGCCGAGCAGACACCGCTGATTGCGCATCTGGCGGTCACGCTGATGCACGAGGCAGGCGTGCCTGCCCACGCCCTGCAACTGCTGCCCGGCGGCGGCGATATCGGTGCGGCACTCACCTCGGACGCGCGTGTCGGTGGCGTGGCCTTCACCGGCTCGACGGCTACGGCACTGAAAATCCGCAGCAACCTTGCCCAACATGCCGCCCCCGGAACACCGCTGATCGCGGAAACCGGCGGATTGAACGCGATGATCGTGGACAGCACGGCGCTGCCTGAACAGGCCGTCACCGCCATCATCGAAAGCGCGTTCCAGTCGGTCGGCCAGCGCTGCTCGGCCCTGCGCTGTCTCTACGTCCAAGAAGACATCGCTCCGGCCTTTATCACCATGCTGACCGGCGCCATGGACGCACTGGTATTGGGAGCACCGTGGGATCTCAGCACTGATGTCGGACCCGTCATCGACGAGACCGCACGCCAAGGCATCGCCGACCACATCGCCACAGCGCGCGCCGAAGGCCGCTTGCTACACGCCCTGCCCACGCCTCAGACGGGCACATATATTGCTCCCACCCTGATCAGCGTGAACGGCATCGAAGACATGACACGCGAGATCTTTGGCCCGGTGCTGCATATCGCCACCTTCAAATCCGGCCACATGCACCGGATTTTGCAGGACATCAACGCTACGGGCTATGGGCTGACCTTTGGCCTGCACACCCGCATTGATGACCGCGTACAGTTCGTGTCGGATCGGATACTGGCGGGCAACGTCTACGTGAACCGCAACCAGATCGGTGCGATCGTCGGCAGCCAGCCCTTTGGCGGCACGGGCCTCAGCGGCACGGGCCCAAAGGCGGGCGGCCCCGACTATCTGCTGCGCTTCTCGGCTTCGGGTGAAGCACATGCGTTGGACGACTGGGACAGCGACGCGCCCCAGCCACTGCCCGCACTGCGTGTGCAGCCATCCGAAAAAGTGTCGGAACATACGATGCCCGGACCCACCGGTGAAACCAACCGGCTAAGTACATGGGCAGGCGCACCGGTTCTGTGTGCCGGTCCCGGCCCCAAGACAGTGCAGGCTCAAGTAAAAGCCGTCGAGGCACTTGGTGGCCGTGCGCTGGAGGCAACCGGCGCCATTGATCCGAACGCGCTGACCGTCGGGCCCGCCTATTGCGGCGTTCTGTGGTGGGGTAACGCCGAGACCGCAGCAGAGTTGAATCGCACGCTGGCGGCGCGTGGCGGGGCGATCATCCCCCTGATCACCCAGCAACCGGACGTGGGCCATGTGCTCTGGGAACGCCACCTGTGCGTGGACACCACGGCAGCGGGCGGCAACGCGGCGCTTTTGGGCGAAGTGTCCAAGAACCCTGCGCCCTAGGCGGCTTGACTGCCCCCGAAACCCCGAACCGCGCCGTCTTGCAAACAGACGGCGCGGGGAACAGATCCAGATTAATCCGATCGGGCCAATGTACATCAGCCCACGCGGCCGGTTTGCACGCATCGGCGCACGTCCACTCCATCGGAAAAAACGCAGATCCTGCCCCTTCATCTTGCCAGTTAAACTCCGGGGGAGGCCAAAGGCCGGGGGCAGAGCCCCCGAATCCTTCGACCACTTATTGACCCCGCCTGCGTTTCAGACCAGCTTGCGTCCATGTTACCCATTCGCGATCATAACCCGTCAGGGCGCACGCCATTTGTTACCTACGGGTTAATGGCCGCGAACATCCTGATTTTCCTTGGCTATGTGGGACTGTTTTCAGACGCCCGCGCGATCAATGCGTTCTATATCGAATGGGCCTTTATTCCTGCACGGATCAGCGCAGGCGAAGGCTATTACACGCTGGTGTCGTCCATGTTCCTGCATGGCGGATGGATGCATCTGGCAGGTAACATGTTGTTTTTATACATCTTCGGTGACAACATCGAAGATGAGATGGGCCATCTGCGCTATCTGGGATTCTACCTGTTGTGCGGCGTTGTAGCGACGCTTGTGCAATATGCTTTCGCACCATTCTCAGGCGTGCCCACTGTCGGAGCGTCTGGTGCGATTGCGGGCGTAATGGGGGGGTATCTGTTGCTCTTTCCCAAGGCCAAGGTCGATATTCTGATCATCCTCGTCGTGTTTTTCCGCATCTTCCCGATCCCTGCATGGGTGATGCTGATGGTGTGGTTCGGGATGCAGTTCATCGGTGGCCTTGGCGCGAATCCGGATGCGGGCGGCGTTGCCTATTGGGCGCATACAGGCGGGTTTGCGGCAGGTTTGGTCTTTGGCATTCCGCTGTGGCTACAACGCGGCGGGACCGGGTTTTGGGCGCGCACCGACGGCCATCCGCCCCACCCCGAAGCGCAATATGAACGCTCGCGTATTCCGAAGGTGCGTAGATGACCGCGCAGCGGGTCGATGCCCATTGTCACTGTGGCGCCGTGCACATCCGCGCCACCCTGCCACAGGGGTTGAACGATGTGGCGCGTTGCGATTGTTCGTTCTGCCGAAGACGCGGTGCGGCGGCGGTCACGGCGATAGCGGCAGAGACCGAAGTGATAAAGGGCGCGGACAACCTGACGCTTTACAGTTTTGGCACGCATACAGCGCAGCATTATTTCTGCAAGACCTGCGGCATCTATACCCACCACCAGCGGCGGTCGGACCCGACCCAATGTGGCGTCAATCTGGGATGTATCGACGGGGTAAACCCGCGCGACCATGACCCTGTCCGCTGGACAGACGGGGTGAACCACGTCTCGGACAAATAGAGGCTCTGCCCCCGGCGCTGCGCGCCTCCCCCGGAGTTTACCCGGCAAGATGAATCTACGTGCCCCTCAGCCGCGGATGATTTTGGCGAAATTCGAGAACAGGGGTTCGTTGGCGCAGACCACGTTGCCGCTGTCCAGCAGATCGGTGCTGGGGTCCAGCGGCTCAAGCAGGGCACCGGCCTCGCGGGCAATAATGACGCCTGCGGCCATGTCCCACGGCTTCAGGCGACGTTCCCAGAAACCGTCGTAACGGCCCGCAGCCACATAGGCCAGATCAAGTGCGGCAGCGCCCCAGCGCCGGACACCGGCACAAGCGGGCAGCAACCGGCCCAGATCTTTCAGGGTGTCGGGCAGATCGGCACGCCCTGCAAAGGGCAGGCCGGTGGCAAAGATCGCTTCAATCATATGGCTGCGCCCCGACACACGCATGCGGCTGTCGTTCATCCAAGAACCGGCGCCTTTTTCGGCAAAGAACATTTCATCCTTGGCG encodes:
- a CDS encoding rhomboid family intramembrane serine protease; protein product: MLPIRDHNPSGRTPFVTYGLMAANILIFLGYVGLFSDARAINAFYIEWAFIPARISAGEGYYTLVSSMFLHGGWMHLAGNMLFLYIFGDNIEDEMGHLRYLGFYLLCGVVATLVQYAFAPFSGVPTVGASGAIAGVMGGYLLLFPKAKVDILIILVVFFRIFPIPAWVMLMVWFGMQFIGGLGANPDAGGVAYWAHTGGFAAGLVFGIPLWLQRGGTGFWARTDGHPPHPEAQYERSRIPKVRR
- a CDS encoding inositol monophosphatase family protein yields the protein MVGSANLNIMIKAARKAGRSLVKDFREVEQLQVSMKGAGDFVSRADIAAEKILKDELMGARPTYGWCAEESAEEEGTDPTRRWIVDPLDGTTNFLHGLPHWAVSIALEHKGQVVAGVVFDPAKDEMFFAEKGAGSWMNDSRMRVSGRSHMIEAIFATGLPFAGRADLPDTLKDLGRLLPACAGVRRWGAAALDLAYVAAGRYDGFWERRLKPWDMAAGVIIAREAGALLEPLDPSTDLLDSGNVVCANEPLFSNFAKIIRG
- a CDS encoding GFA family protein, producing MTAQRVDAHCHCGAVHIRATLPQGLNDVARCDCSFCRRRGAAAVTAIAAETEVIKGADNLTLYSFGTHTAQHYFCKTCGIYTHHQRRSDPTQCGVNLGCIDGVNPRDHDPVRWTDGVNHVSDK
- the putA gene encoding bifunctional proline dehydrogenase/L-glutamate gamma-semialdehyde dehydrogenase PutA: MARDTANSLRMHIDSATYTNQNAVLDELVTFANLGEDDRKAITARAAGWVRQIRAAADPGLMESFLAEYGLSTDEGIALMCLAEALLRVPDADTIDALIEDKIAPSDWGTHLGKSTSSLVNASTWALMLTGRVLDTRRPSPVRQLRGAIKRLGEPVIRTAVGRAMKEMGRQFVLGENITSAMKRAAGMEKKGYTYSYDMLGEAARTEADAKRYHLSYSRAISAIATACNQGDIRKNPGISVKLSALHPRYEVAHEEAVMNDLLPRLRSLALLAKSAGMGLNIDAEEADRLSLSLELIDRVLAEPALKGWDGLGVVVQAYGPRAGRVIDTLYDMAQTHDRRIMVRLVKGAYWDTEIKKAQVEGIDGFPVYSQKAATDVSYIANARRLLGMTDRIYPQFATHNAHTVAAVLRMGANPDTFEFQRLHGMGEALHNIVMADAGSNCRIYAPVGAHRDLLAYLVRRLLENGANSSFVNQIVDEDVSPEEVASDPFEALPFPGPKILRGTELFQPERPNSKGFDLAHAPTLAAIDAARDPLRRTIWNAKPLLATDVSAGAVHNVTNPADPSDVVGTVQPATPDDVTAAFDAAQIWDATTSERAVILNKAADALEAQFAPLFVLLAREAGKTLPDCVAELREAVDFLRYYAAQAPFEAKPAGTYVCISPWNFPLAIFTGQVAAALAAGNAVLAKPAEQTPLIAHLAVTLMHEAGVPAHALQLLPGGGDIGAALTSDARVGGVAFTGSTATALKIRSNLAQHAAPGTPLIAETGGLNAMIVDSTALPEQAVTAIIESAFQSVGQRCSALRCLYVQEDIAPAFITMLTGAMDALVLGAPWDLSTDVGPVIDETARQGIADHIATARAEGRLLHALPTPQTGTYIAPTLISVNGIEDMTREIFGPVLHIATFKSGHMHRILQDINATGYGLTFGLHTRIDDRVQFVSDRILAGNVYVNRNQIGAIVGSQPFGGTGLSGTGPKAGGPDYLLRFSASGEAHALDDWDSDAPQPLPALRVQPSEKVSEHTMPGPTGETNRLSTWAGAPVLCAGPGPKTVQAQVKAVEALGGRALEATGAIDPNALTVGPAYCGVLWWGNAETAAELNRTLAARGGAIIPLITQQPDVGHVLWERHLCVDTTAAGGNAALLGEVSKNPAP
- a CDS encoding Lrp/AsnC family transcriptional regulator, with product MENDRIGLDRFDRAILSELARDGRMSVTDLASRIGLSKSPTQARLRKLEKDGVILGYRAMLDPIRLGMDHVAFVEVRLTDTREGALSAFNQAVVKVPEIEQAHMIAGNFDYLLKVRTRDMTDYRQFLGETISQLPYVASTSTYVAMEAVKEAVLADVT
- a CDS encoding tetratricopeptide repeat protein gives rise to the protein MDHSDELARLFDDARAAPTEAAARGVAEGLWNVYLRAPDADAQAILDRGMARREGYDFLGAKTEFDRLIAYCPAYAEGWNQRAFVYFLQGDFVRALADLDEALARTPNHVAAQSGRALTLMQLGQREDARAQLLEALENNPWLSERALIAPGAPLGPQVSDAPGEDI